CCCATACATCAGCCTTAATGATAGGGTCTACCATTCCGCGTTCACTGAAGTATGTTCGCAGCATGTGAGCATATTGCAACACCATGTCGGGCTGCATTGCCATCTGTTTTTCCTGATGTGCATTTAAAAAATCCGAATTGTTCACGTACGTTGTGCGTCCTGTTTTCCTGTCCGTAATACTAAACAATGCAGTTCCCGCCTTCTCCATCAGCATTACGCGCCAGCCAAAGCGGTAGCCGGCTTCGTCCCAGAATACGTCATTTGTTTGCAGTAGGTACCGCCATGGAAGCAGCACCTGAAGAACAAGGTGCACACCAAGGACGCCTGCAATCACTCGCTGTAGTCGCGGTGGGGACAGTGCCATGGACTGCACCGCCGGCACACCTGCTTCTACCTTCACCTGCGACGGGAAGAAGAAAACCAAGGCAAGACTCGACATAACAAGCGGAAATACACCAATCTGGAACAGCATTCCAGTGACTGTATGGAATGTGATCACTGCGCAGTAGGCAAACAGACGGGTACGCTTATTCATCAGCCAGAACGGTATCGTTACGTCGTACAACATGCCTGCCCACGAGAATACCCATGGAATCCATGAGACTGTCATGAGCGGTCCGATAATCGGTAGAGTATCGTTGGCCGGCAGCCAAATCCGCAATGGCATTGCCTCTATAAGCCAGGAGTAGTTAATCTTGGCAAGACCTGCGTAGATATACACCAGCGAGATCTGGAATTTCACGGCATCAACCATCCACCGCGGAACGGTATTCTGTTTGATTCGCGGACGCAGCCAGGTATCAACTGACCATGCAGTGTGAGCTGGAAGCAAGGCCAGCATTGCCGCCATGATGCTTACGAAATAGTAATGATTTAGGTAATATGTTTTATCTAACAGCTCAACATAGGTAAACGTTAGAAAGAACAAAACACTACTTATCCTGTACCATGCACCCAGCGTAACACAGATGGCTGCCAACAACATTATTGCAAACACCATGTACATTCCGGTAGCACCCAGGGGTTGCACCCAATCGAATCCATCATACGGGAAATGCCACATTGGCTGTATGTACTGGTCATGAATCCATCCCAGGGATATGAATCTGACACAGCTTACCACCATTGTGGCTCCAAACAAAATGCGTATCACGGCAAGCGTGGTTGACGGTGCCCGAAGGTTACCGTAGCCTGCTATGGCTTGCTGAATTCTGCCGGTATGCCGTCCCAACGCACTAATCACCGTCACCGCTGGAGTAGGTAATGTAAATTCCCAGGAGTGACGATAGTTCACTCTTGAAGAACCGGGTAAGTTTCTGCAATTCTGTCTGGAGTGCCGTGGGCGGCTGAGGGTTATCGGTTACCATGATGCTTAACGGCATTGCAGGCGGTATCGCAGCAAATGCTTTTAATACCGAGTCAGCCTGACGATGAGTTCCGGCTACAAGCTGCGAACCGTTTACAGCCGACAGCGCGTATTCTTCAAAACCGTTAAAGCTCACGCCCTGATAGTCTGTTCCCGACCAGATTCTAAAAATAGCATCGTATTGTCGGCGAATTAGTTCCATCGACATTCCGGAATAGTATGCCTCAACACGGGTTGGTTCGGGTCCTGCCTGACCAGCACGCAAACCCAACGGTATTCCAAGCTTGTAGTTCTTGATAAGCTCGTAACCAATGTTCATAGCGTTAAACAGAATTGTGGTACTGCTGCCGGCATCGGTTCCGTCTTTCGACAAAAACTCGGTCCGATAACCTGTTGTCCACGCCTGATACACCGTTTCTACCTGCTGTCGCAACAGGTGTGCTATACGGCTAAGATAGTTACGTCTGTTTTGTCCGCCAGTACCGGAGAGCTCTGCTGCTACTTCCTGGGAAGCCGCATGGAACAGTACGTATTCCACCGCATAAATCCCTCGTTTGTCACGATTGAAATCCTGTTGCGTTGT
This is a stretch of genomic DNA from Ignavibacteria bacterium. It encodes these proteins:
- a CDS encoding HTTM domain-containing protein, producing the protein MNYRHSWEFTLPTPAVTVISALGRHTGRIQQAIAGYGNLRAPSTTLAVIRILFGATMVVSCVRFISLGWIHDQYIQPMWHFPYDGFDWVQPLGATGMYMVFAIMLLAAICVTLGAWYRISSVLFFLTFTYVELLDKTYYLNHYYFVSIMAAMLALLPAHTAWSVDTWLRPRIKQNTVPRWMVDAVKFQISLVYIYAGLAKINYSWLIEAMPLRIWLPANDTLPIIGPLMTVSWIPWVFSWAGMLYDVTIPFWLMNKRTRLFAYCAVITFHTVTGMLFQIGVFPLVMSSLALVFFFPSQVKVEAGVPAVQSMALSPPRLQRVIAGVLGVHLVLQVLLPWRYLLQTNDVFWDEAGYRFGWRVMLMEKAGTALFSITDRKTGRTTYVNNSDFLNAHQEKQMAMQPDMVLQYAHMLRTYFSERGMVDPIIKADVWVTLNGAPGKQLIDPNADLSRMKMGWTSNEWILPR
- a CDS encoding imelysin family protein: MMMFGKGLWISVVLAVIVAGCTTDQPAADTFDRKAMLTGMADKLIIPGYKALLDNTRLLEQQVQDLPASVDAATVDLMRTTLRQTMLLWQDVVAFDFGPAEGLYGNLSVNVGTFPCSAQKIEQAIANGDTTQQDFNRDKRGIYAVEYVLFHAASQEVAAELSGTGGQNRRNYLSRIAHLLRQQVETVYQAWTTGYRTEFLSKDGTDAGSSTTILFNAMNIGYELIKNYKLGIPLGLRAGQAGPEPTRVEAYYSGMSMELIRRQYDAIFRIWSGTDYQGVSFNGFEEYALSAVNGSQLVAGTHRQADSVLKAFAAIPPAMPLSIMVTDNPQPPTALQTELQKLTRFFKSELSSLLGIYITYSSGDGD